A single region of the Garra rufa chromosome 6, GarRuf1.0, whole genome shotgun sequence genome encodes:
- the hmgb2a gene encoding high mobility group protein B2a: MGKDPNKPRGKTSSYAFFVQTCREEHKKKNPGTSVNFSEFSKKCSERWKTMSSKEKGKFEEMAKTDKVRYDREMKNYVPPKGAKGGKKKKDPNAPKRPPSAFFVFCSDHRPKVKNDNPGISIGDIAKKLGEMWSKLSPKEKSPYEQKAMKFKEKYEKDVAAYRAKAGKADGGKKGGPGRPTGKKAEADDDDDDDDDEEEDDIDDEEDEDEDDDDD, translated from the exons ATGGGTAAAGATCCTAATAAGCCCAGAGGAAAGACGTCCTCTTACGCGTTCTTCGTGCAAACCTGCCGGGAAGAACATAAGAAGAAAAACCCAGGGACTTCGGTGAACTTTTCAGAGTTCTCCAAGAAGTGCTCTGAAAGATGGAAG ACCATGTCCTCAAAGGAGAAGGGCAAGTTTGAGGAAATGGCCAAAACCGACAAGGTCCGCTATGACCGGGAGATGAAAAACTATGTGCCTCCTAAAGGTGCAAAGGGAGGGAAAAAGAAGAAGGATCCAAATGCTCCCAAGAGACCCCC ATCTGCTTTCTTTGTCTTCTGCTCTGACCATCGTCCTAAGGTGAAGAATGACAACCCTGGCATCTCTATTGGTGACATTGCGAAGAAACTTGGTGAAATGTGGTCCAAGCTTTCACCAAAGGAAAAGTCTCCATATGAACAGAAGGCCATGAAGTTCAAGGAGAAGTATGAAAAG GATGTTGCTGCGTATCGCGCCAAAGCAGGAAAAGCAGATGGTGGCAAGAAGGGCGGACCTGGCCGGCCAACAGGAAAGAAGGCAGAAgccgatgatgatgatgacgatgatgacGACGAGGAAGAGGATGACATTGATGATGAGGAAGACGAGGATGAGGACGATGATGACGATTAA